AAATCATCCCAGCGTTCTTCTTTGATCATCGCTTCGAGCTCTTCTCGGCTCTTGGCATTGTGCCCATAAATGATCGTTGATCCTGGTTCAGCGTCAATAATGTACCAACATTCTGTTTTTCCCAGTTCGCCTTCGTTAGCCAAACCATAGGCATCATCAGGATGTACTTGTACAGATAAATCATCTTCAGCATCTAAAATTTTAGTCAGTAAAGGAAATACATCTCCCTTGGCATTACCGAATAATTCACGATGATTCGTCCAAAGTTCGTCTAGTTTTTGTCCAGAAAATTCACCATTTTCTACTGTGCTTACTCCATGTGGATGGGCACTGATTGCCCAGTCTTCCCCGATCTTATTACTTGGTAAATCAAAACCGAATACAGTGTGTAAACGATCGCCACCCCAAATTTTTTCTTGGAATACCGGTTTTAAAAATAAAGGTTGCTGCATAGTTTAGAGACTCCCTTCCATTTATACTCGTCAATTATACCACTAAAAAGAAAGCGATTCATCTTTGAATGTTATTTTTTCTTTTAAATAAATACCAATGAGTTCATCTCTTTTTTTAATGTATTCCGCTCTTTTATCCACTGGATGAACTCGATTGGAGAGAAAGACAAACCCTTCCTTCTCCTCAGGATCGATCAATAAAAAAGTGCCAGTATAGCCCGTATGAAATAACAGTGATCGCCCAGATAAATCATCTTTCAAATCCCAACCTAAAGAACGATGTCCTTTTCCATTAGGAGTTTGATCATCTAGTAATGAACGAATTGTACTTTTTTCTAATACGGGAGTTGTCTGATACATTCCGTCATTTAAATACATTGACGTAAATTTTTTAAGGTCAGTCAAATTAGTAAATAGACCCGCATTACCAGCATGTTCCGCTAAAACGAACGCTTTTGGATCATGCGTTTGACCACGAATCAATCCTCTGATAGGATGATTTTCAGTTGGCACAATTTTAGAAGCGTCCGTAGGTAAAAAAAGACTTTCTGTCATATCCAAAGGCTGTAAAACACGCTCTTTAAAAATCTCGATCACTGTTTTGCTTAATACTTCTTCCATCATAAATCCAAGTAAGATTGTTCCAGTATCTGTATAGACTACCTTTTTACCTAAATGTTCACCTGAGCTGACCCGATTATAGGCCGTTTTCAATTCTTCTTTTGATAAAATATCTCGATTTTCAATATAACTCTGAATATCGGATGTGTGCGTTAAAAGATGACGAATCGTTATTTTTTCATCTTCAAAAACTGAGTAATAATTTTTGAATGGAACATCTATGTTGATTATTCCCGCTTCCATTAACTGTAAGACCACCGTTGTTGTACAAACAACTTTAGTTAGCGATGCTACATCAAAAAGGAATGTAGGCTCTAATGACTCAACTGTCGGTAGGATTTGGGCATTTCCCCAGGTGTGATCCTCGGATTTTCCGTTTGCTATAAATGAAAAACTGACACCAGAGAATACCTTCTGATCCATCAATTCTTTGATTTTTTCCTTTGTTTTTTCATACATAATTTGTTTACCTCGTTGCTTTTCGGACTATTTTTGTGGCTTTAATTTCTAACGAACCACCATTCAATCTGGCTAGGATCATAGATCGTTAAAATCGTTAATTTTTTATCAACGAAAAATGCTTGTTGTTGTTCTTCTAAATGGCTTTTTAGCTGTTTCATTTCTGCTTCATGATGTAATGTTAAAACAAAAAAATCCACCCCTAAGGATTCTTCAGAATCGACTTTCGCGCTATTTATTTTGACTGCATCATCTAAATGGATCCAAAAATTTCCATCATTCATTGATAGTGCATCAAGTCGTTTACTCTCAGGAGTCATCCCCAAAATATTTTGGTAAAAAGAATGATGCTTCATTTTATCTTTCACGTTTAGTTTGATTCGATCAAATCTTACTCCAGCAGACAGGCTCGAATACAAGACGTTACTTTTCTGGATCAAGGGTTGTATATCAAGTACTTCAGTGCCAGCTTCCAATTGATCTTTTGCTCCTTGATAACTAACTTCCAGCTCATTTCCCTCTGGGTCTTCTAAAAATACACTCTTGCGTTGTTCTTTTTGTGTTGCTTTCTTAATTGGATAATTATGTGACGTAATTCTTCTCAAAAGGCTGCCAAACTCTTCCTCTGTTGGAATCAACAAAGAAAAGCAGACAGCTTTATCAGAAACTTCTATTGGCTCATCTTCAGAATCTATTTCTTCTAATATCAATAATCGACTATCTTTTTCTTGCGAGCCGAATATTGATAAATTATTCTCTTCTAGCTTCAAAACAAATCCCAACACATTTTTATAAAAGCTAACCATTTTCTCTACA
The Enterococcus silesiacus DNA segment above includes these coding regions:
- a CDS encoding serine hydrolase translates to MYEKTKEKIKELMDQKVFSGVSFSFIANGKSEDHTWGNAQILPTVESLEPTFLFDVASLTKVVCTTTVVLQLMEAGIINIDVPFKNYYSVFEDEKITIRHLLTHTSDIQSYIENRDILSKEELKTAYNRVSSGEHLGKKVVYTDTGTILLGFMMEEVLSKTVIEIFKERVLQPLDMTESLFLPTDASKIVPTENHPIRGLIRGQTHDPKAFVLAEHAGNAGLFTNLTDLKKFTSMYLNDGMYQTTPVLEKSTIRSLLDDQTPNGKGHRSLGWDLKDDLSGRSLLFHTGYTGTFLLIDPEEKEGFVFLSNRVHPVDKRAEYIKKRDELIGIYLKEKITFKDESLSF